AGGGAACTTTTTATGGGGCTGACGATCGAGGGCCGTGCTGATGCTGGCGGAGACGAGGATTCCAGGGATGCGCAATTATAGGGAACAGGTATAGGGAACAGGAACTTTTACCCATGACGATCGTGCGTCTCAAAAACTACGGTAGAGGATAGACTTTTAATCAATACATCATGACCGTCCTTATGAATCGCGATTACACTCTGATTTTGGATAAAAGTGGCAGTATGTCGAGTCCCGATCGAGGGGGCAAAACCCGTTGGGAAGTGGCGCAGGAATCCACTTTGGCGCTGGCGCGTAAGTGCGAACAATTGGATCCCGATGGCATCACGGTCTATACCTTTTCAGGGCGTTTTCGGCGCTATGACAACGTGACGGCTAAGACGGTAGAGCAAATTTTTCTGGAAAATGATCCGATCGGATCCACAAATTTGGCGGCGGTGTTGCAGGATGCATTCAAGTATTATTTTCAGCGCAAGGCGACGGGGGACGCAAAGCCAGAAACGATTTTGGTGGTGACGGATGGGGAGCCGGACGATCGGCGGGCGGTGATTGAGGCGGTGATTGAGGCTACCCGCAAAATGGATCGGGATGAGGAGTTGGCGGTTTCGTTTATTCAGGTCGGCAATGATACAGGGGCGACGCAATTCCTGAAGGCGCTCGATGATCAGCTTCAGTCGGTGGGGGCCAAGTTTGATATTTGCGATACGCTGACGCTGGACGAGATGGGGGATCTGAGTTTGGCGGAGGTTTTGATGAGTGCGATCGAAGATTAGACGTTACACGGCGTAGGGGATTTCTCGTTAGGATAGGGGAGAGTGAGTACAGTCCTGCATGTTCCGATTGCGCTATGGATGACATTGATCAGCTCTTGGCCAACTTAGGATCGCCCTTGGGATCGCCTAAGTCTGCTCCCCGTCCAACGGTTCCCCCGGCTTCAGAAGGATCGAGGCCGGAAGGGGCGGCGGCGGTGAATTCGATCGAGGATTTGTTGAGTGGTTTGCACGAGACGACGAAGCGACAAGTGCGGAATCAGTTACGTCATTCGTCCCAAAATCCCTCGATCGATCGTCCCCTGGTTACGCCTGAGGCTCCATCGGTTTTTCCGGCCTCATCGTCTTCGGCTCCAGCATTGCCAGCGGAATTGTTGCAGCAAATTCAGACGCAGTATGAGGATCGCGATCGGCAATTACTAGAACAACAGCAAGCAGAACAAATCGCACAACAGCAGCAGGAACGCGATCGGCAACGTCGGCAGCAACAATTGCGAGAGCAACGACGGGCGGAACTTGCGAAGGGGGCACAGCAATGGTTGAAAACGCTGAAGCCGAATTCTGAGGAAGGGCGTTGGTTTGATGAGTTTGCCTGTAATTATGAGTCGCGGGTGGAGGCGGCGATCGATTATTTGGAGGCGCTTCAGGAAGTGAATAGTTGGCTGAAAACCCATCCGACGAGTTAGGGATTTGGGCATTTAGGGCTTTGAGTATCCGTTGAACCTGCATAATACGACGTGAGTTCGACAAGCCAAATTGTCCCTCACACATTTCCTGTGCTGGGACGGAGAATTCACTTTCGGGGGGTGTCGGGGGAGTAGAGTCCCCTGACATTGCAGGGGGGTGGGGAGAAGTTCCCCGATCTTCGCTGCGCAGCAGCCCCGACGATCGAACCGCACCACAAATTTATCGAACTCACGTTAATACGATGTCGGCCTCCATACTATATAGGTAAAAAATGATACTGGGATTGAGGTTTGTAAATACGGATTGACAGCGCCTCTTTTTATCCGTAAGGTTGTTTTTCATAGCGATCGCCATGGACATCCTTCTTTCAACGGGTCGGCATGAAGCATGGGGTCGCTGGGATCCAAAAATTTAGGGCACTACCCTTTGTTGCTGGTAACAACTCTGGGTAGCTATTCCCCCTCGCTGAGTCAGCAGCAAGGAGGCTTGTTGAGAATTTTAACATTCGATCGAGCCACTCTTGTTTGTGATGTCAAACGGGGTGGCTCTAAATTTTTGGGCTTCTTACCAACGCTCAACAGGAGAAGCTCAATTATGGCGAAAGGTTCTAGCGATCGGAGCGATCGCACAGTTCAACCTGAGAAACAACGCTTACAGATCCACTTAATCGGTCACAAGGAATTCGTGCAGGATACGATTAATCAATTCCATGCCCATCGGATTGCAGACAGGATTCACTGGAGTCAACCGATGAAGATTGTGCATTCGGACGGGCAATACATCAGCATCCTCAGTCGCGAGCGGCTGCGTTAACGGCTGAAGTTTAGGGTTCCCACGGGTTGTGTTAGTTATTTTGCAGTCTGTGGGTGTCTAACTCAAACGAGGTATTTGATTCCTAGAGGATCGATCTAAATCGGTCTAATTGAGATTTTTGGATATTAGGCGGCAAAGGAAGCTGAGGAGAGTGGAAGAAATAGTGAAACCTCTAGCATTTTGATTTAGCAAGGGGTAATATCCGGAAAGTTTAGTCATCCTAATGTCCCATTTTTTCAACTAGATAGAACTTTTCTATCCATTTGGGGTCTATCGGGGTATTAGGCAGAAAAAATCGATCTAATAATTATAGTTAGGCATCAGTTCACTCATTGCATCATAACTGCGGCGTGTTTTATACTTTTTAAATAAATTAATTTTATTTGAGGCAAAAGTATGTACCGTTTAAGTCCGGTGTTATTTTGGTTGATTGTTCTTGTCCTATTTCTACTAGCTTCTATTTTTTCAGCTGCACGTTTTGACATTGAAGCAATTGCCGTGAAGCAAAACGGTCATATTTTAATAGTAAAGAGCATATATTGGGGAGATCGAGTGGAAGAATGCACCGAGGATAAGCTGACACTTGTTTGTCAGCCTTACCACATCAACTTTCAGGAATAAGACAAGTATTCTAATTATGAAGATAGGAAAATTATGATCATCAGCTATCACTACTTAAGATATTTAGTCATTACTGTCTTGCTGCTATTCTCTACTATTGTTTTGACTGGATGTACTGATCTTACTGATCTTGAAGCAATAGCAACCACACCAGATGGGCGTATTTTGCTGTTGAAAGAAATAGAGCAAGAAGATGATTCACCTCGTGAGCAACATCTTTACTTTTGTAGTGATTTAAAGGGTAAGATCCCTCAATTAAGTTGTAGTTCAAATTTGAAGCTCTAACTATTATCTACCGTATACTGGCTATTATCTACCGTATACTGGTGTGACAATACATCGATTCTAGCTTAGAGCGACTGCATTGGTAGTTGACCTATCCCCATGCCTAACAAGACCCTGAGGGAGACGGTGCCAATAGCCAATGCTGAGCAACTTATCTTAATTGTCCTCTGTGGATTATTTGAGCAGCATGAATCTATCTAACGTCAGTTCAGGTTCAGCAGCAGGCTGTAAGGCCCAGTCAATCTGGAGAGCAGGTTTTTTGAGGCTGGTGGGAATAGGCGATCGACCCACAAATCACTTTAACCAAACAATTGACGGGGCTGCGATATGATTTCGCTGAGCCCCAAGCTGCGAGCTCGCTGACGGCAACCCAGCCCATGGCTCAGCAGTTGATTGCGCCACTGGGGTGCAAAGCTTTGGCAAAAGTCATCGACGGAGCAAACCCATTCTTCTAAACTCAACAGCAGTAAAGAAGGTTCAGTGTCTGGAATGACTGGAAGCCTGGAATCGCTATAATCAAATCGCTATAATCAAGCTGAACTCAGCTCAATGCGGCCCCATGTTGCGCGATCGCTACATCAATCTGCTCACCGACTTTGGCTTCAAGCGCCTGTTTGGGACTGAACCAAACAAAGACCTATTGATTGATTTTCTCAACACAATCTTGCCACCAGAGCATCATGTGCGCGACCTGACCTACCGTAACAACGAAAACATCGGTAACACAACCCTTGACCGCAAAGCGATCTTCGACATTTACTGCGAAAGCGACAGTGGCGAAAAGTTCATTGTTGAAATCCAAAAAGCCAAGCAGAATTACTTCAAAGACCGTAGTGTTTACTACGCCACCTTTCCGATTCAAGAACAGGCGACCCGTGGTGATTGGAACTACCAACTGACAGCGGTCTACACAGTCGGTATTTTAGACTTCATCTTTGACGACCACAAAGATGACCCGACGATCATGCATGTTGTCGAACTGAAAAACCAACAGGGAGAAGTATTTTACGACAAACTGAAATTTATCTATCTGGAGCTACCGAAATTCACAAAGCAGATCGAGCAACTCAACAATCATTTTGAGAAATGGCTCTTTTTGCTGAAGCATCTTTATGAGTTGGACACCCCCCCCGCAGCCTTACAAGAAGGGGTATTCCGGCGATTGTTTGAGGTGGCGGAGATTGCGCAGTTTTCGCCGATCGAGCGCGAGACCTACGAGAACAGTTTGAAATACTACCGCGACTTGAAGAATGTGGTGGATACGTCCAGAGAGGAAGGGCGCGAAGAAGGGCGCGAAGAAGGCCGTCGAGAAATCGTGGCTAATATGTTGCGAGCAAACGTCTCAGTCGAGTCCATCAGTCAGATGACCGGACTGTCGATCGCGACCATTCAGTCAATTCAAGCCGCATTAGATCAGCGCTAGCCACAGTCCACCGCTGATCACCCAATAGCGCCACCACCCGCTCTGAGTGACCGGCCTATTCGTCCACCGTTTTAGCAGACACATCTACTACATCCACTGCTTGCACATCGATCGTGCCTTCTGGCGTTAAGCGTGTTACCTTCCCCTGCACGGCCTGCAAGGGTTCTCCACAGTTGGGGCATTGGAATTGAGAGCCATTCAATCCAGAAATTTCATAGTCACAAACAGGACAACTCCCCTGCACTAGATTGCGCTTAATCCACCATTGCAGGCCAAAAATGCCCACGATCGGTAACAAAATCAGCAACCCGATCACCACAAGGGAAAACTGAATGAGCCAACCCAAGCCGAGGGAACCCAGCAGCCAAGCAAACAGGAGTAACCAGACCAACTGCCGCAGCCCATTGCCTAAGCCCAGCTGTGAAGTGGTAAACATCCCATTAAATGGACCATTTCTGCCTTGGCCGTTGGGGGGTGGAAATTGATTCATAGCTGGCTCCTTAACCAATGGAAGCAGGGGAGACGATGGTACAAAGTAGTACAGTGGGTACCAGATAGTACCAGCATCCGTGCTGCTTCTCCTAGGATAGGAGATCTCCTAGCAACCGGGCTACGGCGATCGCCCCTCTGAATGATTCGTTTGTCCGTACCTGCGGAGTTTGCTCCTGCCTGCTCTCGTCATTTGCTGCATGGTAAGTTCAATTCAGTTCAACCCAATCGCCTAGAAGGAACGATCGCACCACCATGGAAAAGCACGAAGCAATTACGATCGCGGAATATCAACTCACCGCCGAGTCGTTTAAAGTGGGGACCTGGGCGCACGATGTCAGCCAAAATCGTCAAGCCTTGGCCGCAGCAATGCCCCGCAATCCCGGTCGCATTCTAGATCTGGGCTGCGGCCCCGGTCGTGATCTGGTGGCATTTCAAGCCGAAGGCCATGATGTGGTCGGGCTGGATGCGACCCCGGCCTTTGTCGAGATGGCGCGGCAGGTCGCAAACTGTGAAGTCTGGCAGCAGACGTTTTTGGACTTGCAGCTACCCGAAAATTACTTCGATGGCATCTTTGCCAATGCTTCGTTGATCCATGTTCCCCGATCGGAGATGGTGCGGGTGCTGCGGGATTTGGGGCGATCGTTGGTGGCCCAAGGGGCGATTGTGATGTCGATGGTGCGGGGAGAGGGGGAAGGCTTTTCCCATCGACCTACGGGGGCTCGCTATGTCGTGGGTTGGGAGTATGACACCCTGGCTCCCTGTGTTGAAGCCGCAGGATTTCAGATCGTGCGGCACTACTACCGTCCTCCTAACGCCCCACCGGAAGCCCAGAACTGGCTGGCGATCGTTGCTCAAAAAATTGTGGCTCAGAAAGCAGGTTAGACGATGGGGGAGTGAGATTCGGGCGAGCAAAAGGCACTTATTCTGGCCAACCAGCTATTCTGGCCAACCAGCTATTCTGGCCAACCAGTAAAGGGTTTTACCCATTGTTGACGCAAAGCCCAGTCCAGTAACACCGCCGCGATCGCGAACATGCCAAAACTTTCGATCGCCAAAATTGCGCCAGCCAGCCATTCTCCCCGCAGGGCATGGTTGATATCGACCTGTGCCAAGCCCCGCACTAACCCAAAGGCTCCGATCGCCCCCGATCGTAGATGGGAATCCTGGCTAACACTCACCAAGTGGCGATAGGTAATGCCAAACAGAAACCCAGAAAAGCCCGCGATCGCCAAGCCCACGAGCCACGCTTCCGGCGATCGTAATAACGGATTGCTGGCTGGGGATAGGGCTGTTAAACCTGTCAAGGATCCGATCAAGGATCCGAGGAAATGTAGCCCGTAGGATTGATTCAGCCAAGTGGCTAGGGTGTAAATCACAGCGGTTCCGATCGCGCTAATCACCGCCGCTTTAATGGACTCTAGGCGCTCCTGCCACAGGCGTTCTGGTAAACGTTCCTGGGGTAAACGTTCTTGGAGTAAACGCTCCTGGCCTAGACGTTCCTGTGACTGCGGGTTCTCTGTTTGTGTTGGCTGGAATTCTGGCGTCTGCAATGCCTGCATCTGCTTTGATTCTTGCACCATCCTCTATCCCCTGTTCCCTGTAGCCTGTATCATAGGTACTGGTATTGTCTCCTATTGTGGCTAGTAATCGCGCTATGGATATTATTTCCTTCGGTTGGGCTGGTTTATTGACCGTTTTTACCTTCTCGATCGCTCTTGTGGTCTGGGGTCGTAACGGGTTCTAATTGCCAGTGTGATACCGGTTTATCCCTTCGATCCTTCAGATCGAACCCTTTGTAGGAGACGTGCCCATGGTGCGTCTCTCGCTATTTGCATCGATTTTATTGTGTCTGTTTGAATTCACCTATTGCGAAAAAATTTGACCTGCCCATGAGTACGACATTGTTTACCACCTTAGAAGTGGCTGCTGCGCTGTTGCTGGCGGTAATTACGGGGGGTGTAATCTATTTAACCGCTGCGGACTGGCGCGATCGCCGTCGCCGGGAAAATGAAGTCAAACGCTAAGCTGGACAACCCAGACAGTCATTCCAATTTTGAATACCCGTTCACCAAAAACCCCTGAACCTATGGATTCAGGGGTTTTGTGTAGCAATACAAGTCGCAGGATTCAGTCAATGGCCTGCAAGCTCATACCTAATTGCAGCAAGCTCATGCCTACTTAGCAGTAAAGCTCAGCCCAGCTGCGAGTTCCTCGCCGTAGGCTTCTTCACCATGTTCGTTGATATCGAGACCTTGGTATTCGGTTTCTTCGCTGGTGCGCAACCCGATCGTGGCATCCAGAACCTTCAGAATAATGAAGGTGCCGATCCCCGCGATCGCGTAGGTAACGGCGATCGCCACTAATTCAACGCCCAGTTCCCCAAAGTTGCCTTTCAGGACACCGTCTTTACCCGCCGAGTTAACCGCTAAATCGGCAAAGACAGCCGTCAAAATGGCCCCAACGGTTCCACCGACGCCATGCACCGGGAAGGTATCCAAGGAATCATCAAATTGCAATTTCGCCTTGAGGCTGACGGCAAAGAAGCAGCAAGTGGCGGTAATCGCGCCGATGAGCAAGGCAGATAGCGGAGACACAAAACCCGCTGCGGGCGTAATGCCCACCAAACCAGCGACAATCCCCGTGGCAATCCCCACAGCCGTCGGCTTACCGCGTAGCACCCATTCCAAAATGACCCACATCAAACCCGCAGCGGTGGCTGAGATGGTGGTGGTGGTGACCGCTGCTGCTGCCAATCCGCCAGAAGCCAGTGCGCTGCCTCCGTTGAATCCGAACCAACCAAAGAACAGTAAACCGGCACCTAACAGAATGAAGGGCACATTGTGGGGCGCAGCGGGTTGATTAGGATAGGTTTTGCGAGGGCCAATGACCCAAGCAGCCACTAACGCTGAAAATCCAGAGCTGATGTGGACGACGGTTCCGCCCGCAAAGTCGAGGGCACCCAGCCCCCCGTACAGTCCTAGGAAGCCACCCTTGGCCCAAACCATATGGGCAAAAATGGGATACAGAATCCCAGCCCAGAGAATCATGAACCAGAAATAAGCTTTGAAGCTGATCCGTTCAACGATCGCGCCTGAAATCAGAGCAGGGGTGATGATCGCGAAGGTCATCTGGTACAGCATGTAAAGCTGGTGAGGCACTGTGGCTGCGTAGGAAACGACTTCTTCCGGTGCAGATCCCTTGAGGTAGTCCGTCGTTTCCAGACCGACCCCATTCAAGAAGAGCCATTGGAGTCCGCCGATGAAGGGATTCCCAGGGGCAAAGGAGAGGCTATACCCCCATAGCACCCAGGTCACCCCCACAATGCCCATCATGATGAAGCTCATCATCATCGTATTTAGCACGTGCTTGGAACGGACAAACCCACCGTAGAAAAACGCCAACCCCGGTGTCATTAATAGAACTAATGCTGTGGAAATCAGCAACCATGCGGTATCTGCATTGGAGAGTGCTGTGTCTGCAACCTTTTGAGCGGCCTCAACGGGGGTAGGATCCGCCCACGCATTTCCGGTTAATGGGAATACCAGTAACCCTAAAGTGACTAATCCAATTCGTAAAAATTGATTCAACACAAGTTTTAGACCTTACAACCACTTAATGGAGTAGAACAGTGCTGGAATAGAAGCGTGCAGAGAACTAATTCTGCAAGGAATGAAAGAGAGGGAAAGATCCATACCGGCTCTGCACTAAAGAAGCTGCACTCAGAATTTAGACGTTGTGACATGGGATCTACAGGTATAGATCAGATTCACACCCTCGTATTGAATTGCATCAATTCATCAGCCGTAATTCTGTAGTCCAAGATACTTTTTAGTAAATTATACGATCGGAGTAAACTCGTGATCGGGCTATTCTCAGTAGAAATAACGACTCAAAGGCTGACTTCTCAAGGATTAGACCTATTTCCCTGTGAATCCTGTCATTTTGTAAATGTTTTCCGACAACGGCTATAAATTTGCAACGGAGTGTAATTTATAGCCTCCAACCGTTTTTTTGCTATGGCAAATGCCAATAGCCACTGAAGCGGAGGTGGGTGGCTATTGGCTGACTGGAATGAAGTGGGTTTGAATTGAACGCGGGATTAAGCAGCGCAGGATTAAGCCATGCGGGATTAAGCAGCGCAGGATTAAGCCATGCGGGATTAAGCAGCGCGGGATTAAGCTAAACCATGTCAAATAAAACCGTCGTCATATAGCGATCGGCCCAAGCGGTGCCAAAGGCTTTTTCCAGAACGCGGCGAGTCTTGTCATTTTGCTGTTGCTGGTTGCAGTAGTAGCGCTGCCCTGCTAAGAACTCTGCTTCCCGTTCTGGGGTGGGCTGGGTCGCAACTGCCTGTTGGCAATGGATGATCAGGTATTGGCAAACCCGATCGAGAAAGCGTTGTTCTTCTTCCGCGCTGTGGGGCTGGATAAATAAACAAAATGGCGAAAAAATATCACCCCAAGCAGGAAACTTACGCTGTTGGGCAAAGGTCATTTCTGGGAGTGCGCTAAGGTCGTCACAGTAATTTTCTGGAAGCCGACGATCGTCACTGGTGGGCGAGAGATCGGCGATCGCCATGCTAATTTGTCCCCGGCCTGAGACCAAATCGGCCCCAAACATGGGAATTGCATAGCTAGAATTGGGAAACATAACACAATGCAGAATGTCAAGATTGTTTCCCACCTTGGCCAGTTCCAAATGCAATTTGCGAAACTGGGGAGTCTGGTAGCATTTATTCTCAATGATCAGCTTTTCCCCTTCCATGCGCCCTTCCACATAACCCAAATCCTCCGGTAGGCTGTAGGGTTGCAGATCCAAGTGCTTGTGCCAGATGGCATCGATTTGATCGGCCAATTGACGAATGGTCGGATGTTGCTGAAATCGAATGGAAGTGTCAGGGAAGTTTACAGTCATGTCACTTGAGAAATGCACAGTGGGATAGTTAGGAACCGCGATCGCTAGGCAAGGGATGGAGACGACCCCATATCCTTGCATTTCAAAGCTCTTCTTAGAATACCGCTCGCAGGGGTGACATTCTGACGGTATGAACAACTGTAAAGCTTGACCTGATCAATCCACCAAATCAATCCACCGAATCAATCAACTGACTTCAATCAACCTATGGCTGGGCAAATTCTAGGCGATCGCTATCAAGTGGAACGGCAACTCAATAAGCAGGCGGGGCGTTGGACGCTCTTAGGTCGAGATTTAACCAGCCAGCAATGGGTGGTGCTCAAACTGCTGTTTGTCGATGACCAACTGATTCCCAGTGATCTCAAGCAGTTTGACCGGGAGATGCACGCCCTCCAAGCCCTGAGTCATCCCTGTATTCCCCAGTACCTGGGATATTTTGAGCATGAGCTGCCGATGGGCAAGGCGATCGTCTTGGTGCAGGACTACGTACCGGGCAATTCCCTCCAGGACTTGCTCCAGATGGGGCGAACGTTTACCGAACCCGAAGCCAAGCAATTAGCAACGGTCTTGCTCAAAGTTCTGGCCTATCTCCATCGACAAACCCCGCCTATGATCCACCGTGATCTGAAACCGGGCAATATTGTGCTGGCCGATCGACGCCCCCATCTGGTGGATTTTGGCTCGGTCAAGATGATGATTGGAGCCGAACGTTCCGCTTTCTCGATCGTGGGGACTGATGGCTATATGCCGCCGGAGCAGTTTAGTGGGCGGGCTGTAATGGCGTCGGATTTATATGGCTTGGGATCCACGATCGTGCATTTGGTGACGGGCCAACTCCCCAGTACCCTGCCGCGCAAGCAGGGCC
Above is a window of Alkalinema sp. FACHB-956 DNA encoding:
- a CDS encoding VWA domain-containing protein, with the protein product MTVLMNRDYTLILDKSGSMSSPDRGGKTRWEVAQESTLALARKCEQLDPDGITVYTFSGRFRRYDNVTAKTVEQIFLENDPIGSTNLAAVLQDAFKYYFQRKATGDAKPETILVVTDGEPDDRRAVIEAVIEATRKMDRDEELAVSFIQVGNDTGATQFLKALDDQLQSVGAKFDICDTLTLDEMGDLSLAEVLMSAIED
- a CDS encoding Rpn family recombination-promoting nuclease/putative transposase — protein: MLRDRYINLLTDFGFKRLFGTEPNKDLLIDFLNTILPPEHHVRDLTYRNNENIGNTTLDRKAIFDIYCESDSGEKFIVEIQKAKQNYFKDRSVYYATFPIQEQATRGDWNYQLTAVYTVGILDFIFDDHKDDPTIMHVVELKNQQGEVFYDKLKFIYLELPKFTKQIEQLNNHFEKWLFLLKHLYELDTPPAALQEGVFRRLFEVAEIAQFSPIERETYENSLKYYRDLKNVVDTSREEGREEGREEGRREIVANMLRANVSVESISQMTGLSIATIQSIQAALDQR
- a CDS encoding zinc finger domain-containing protein, which gives rise to MFTTSQLGLGNGLRQLVWLLLFAWLLGSLGLGWLIQFSLVVIGLLILLPIVGIFGLQWWIKRNLVQGSCPVCDYEISGLNGSQFQCPNCGEPLQAVQGKVTRLTPEGTIDVQAVDVVDVSAKTVDE
- a CDS encoding class I SAM-dependent methyltransferase, translated to MEKHEAITIAEYQLTAESFKVGTWAHDVSQNRQALAAAMPRNPGRILDLGCGPGRDLVAFQAEGHDVVGLDATPAFVEMARQVANCEVWQQTFLDLQLPENYFDGIFANASLIHVPRSEMVRVLRDLGRSLVAQGAIVMSMVRGEGEGFSHRPTGARYVVGWEYDTLAPCVEAAGFQIVRHYYRPPNAPPEAQNWLAIVAQKIVAQKAG
- the petN gene encoding cytochrome b6-f complex subunit PetN codes for the protein MDIISFGWAGLLTVFTFSIALVVWGRNGF
- a CDS encoding ammonium transporter, producing MLNQFLRIGLVTLGLLVFPLTGNAWADPTPVEAAQKVADTALSNADTAWLLISTALVLLMTPGLAFFYGGFVRSKHVLNTMMMSFIMMGIVGVTWVLWGYSLSFAPGNPFIGGLQWLFLNGVGLETTDYLKGSAPEEVVSYAATVPHQLYMLYQMTFAIITPALISGAIVERISFKAYFWFMILWAGILYPIFAHMVWAKGGFLGLYGGLGALDFAGGTVVHISSGFSALVAAWVIGPRKTYPNQPAAPHNVPFILLGAGLLFFGWFGFNGGSALASGGLAAAAVTTTTISATAAGLMWVILEWVLRGKPTAVGIATGIVAGLVGITPAAGFVSPLSALLIGAITATCCFFAVSLKAKLQFDDSLDTFPVHGVGGTVGAILTAVFADLAVNSAGKDGVLKGNFGELGVELVAIAVTYAIAGIGTFIILKVLDATIGLRTSEETEYQGLDINEHGEEAYGEELAAGLSFTAK
- a CDS encoding phycocyanobilin:ferredoxin oxidoreductase → MTVNFPDTSIRFQQHPTIRQLADQIDAIWHKHLDLQPYSLPEDLGYVEGRMEGEKLIIENKCYQTPQFRKLHLELAKVGNNLDILHCVMFPNSSYAIPMFGADLVSGRGQISMAIADLSPTSDDRRLPENYCDDLSALPEMTFAQQRKFPAWGDIFSPFCLFIQPHSAEEEQRFLDRVCQYLIIHCQQAVATQPTPEREAEFLAGQRYYCNQQQQNDKTRRVLEKAFGTAWADRYMTTVLFDMV
- a CDS encoding serine/threonine-protein kinase; its protein translation is MAGQILGDRYQVERQLNKQAGRWTLLGRDLTSQQWVVLKLLFVDDQLIPSDLKQFDREMHALQALSHPCIPQYLGYFEHELPMGKAIVLVQDYVPGNSLQDLLQMGRTFTEPEAKQLATVLLKVLAYLHRQTPPMIHRDLKPGNIVLADRRPHLVDFGSVKMMIGAERSAFSIVGTDGYMPPEQFSGRAVMASDLYGLGSTIVHLVTGQLPSTLPRKQGQLQLQEVIDLSPAFTDWLQWMTEMSLDRRLQTAEEALLVLNTGQVRGML